One genomic window of Gossypium hirsutum isolate 1008001.06 chromosome D11, Gossypium_hirsutum_v2.1, whole genome shotgun sequence includes the following:
- the LOC107910933 gene encoding uncharacterized protein, which produces MAATRSNSFPRSSRQHPLATEVNEHLNRLRTSIEASTSSSSISHKLNGFQDLYDCVVKFLQLPLSHHALTYECADELLDGSFRLLDLCSTNKDIVLQTKESTNELQSALRRRKIGESEIASEVRKYISSRKVSKKTIHKALGNLKVVQRKNTVSPSETVSMLKEIEAVTCSMFEDLLSLISGPKPRSWLLVSKLLHQRRIACEDASRNVNEFGKVDVALKSFGTTKSEIINLEMQNQLKDLELFIQDLEDGLECLFRCMIKARVSLLNILTL; this is translated from the coding sequence ATGGCAGCCACTCGATCCAACAGTTTCCCCCGCTCATCTAGACAACATCCACTAGCAACAGAAGTTAATGAGCATTTGAATAGATTGAGGACTTCTATAGAGGCATCTACTTCATCATCATCAATAAGCCATAAACTAAATGGCTTTCAAGATTTGTATGATTGTGTTGTTAAGTTTCTTCAGCTGCCTCTGTCCCACCATGCTTTAACCTATGAATGCGCTGATGAGTTGTTGGATGGTTCTTTTAGACTCCTCGACCTTTGCAGCACTAATAAAGATATTGTGCTGCAAACAAAAGAAAGCACAAATGAACTTCAATCGGCTTTGCGTCGAAGGAAAATCGGTGAATCCGAGATTGCAAGTGAAGTGAGGAAATACATAAGCTCCAGGAAAGTTTCCAAAAAGACTATCCACAAGGCATTGGGGAACTTGAAGGTCGTACAAAGGAAAAACACAGTCTCACCTTCAGAGACTGTTAGCATGCTGAAGGAGATTGAAGCAGTGACATGTTCTATGTTTGAGGATTTGTTATCTCTCATCTCCGGACCAAAGCCTAGAAGTTGGTTATTAGTTTCGAAACTATTGCATCAAAGAAGAATAGCGTGCGAAGATGCTTCAAGAAACGTGAATGAATTCGGAAAGGTTGATGTTGCTTTGAAATCCTTCGGAACAACCAAATCTGAGATCATAAATCTTGAGATGCAAAACCAGCTAAAAGATTTGGAGCTGTTTATTCAAGATCTTGAAGATGGACTTGAGTGCCTCTTCAGGTGTATGATCAAAGCAAGAGTCTCGCTTCTTAACATCCTTACCCTGtaa